In Desulfosediminicola ganghwensis, a single window of DNA contains:
- a CDS encoding pilus assembly protein, giving the protein MITIISTLTITKKLHKFVLLTLLLPVNVYAAQCSDYFAIPPFLISSVKPNVVFMLDSSGSMKEPQYPGGYSKDCTGNCIGDDFDPAKEYFGLFRNDQTYSYDSTIPVDTTELTGATANYDVIVDTSSTGAFYQENCAITQGVECWSGNFLNWLTTRKIDVARKVLTGGKVENRAGFDYMGTIPSSFDSTTFKIVGHNEPSDHSIFKYSASSENYSPYPNSTIFQTMSPAHAGELKASYDPYAKLVAGSRLILNSAGEVIGEYGLIEDLHDVPVTVNFQTNYPSPPVIIAKTPSDNGSDPSIVQVILNNPAQPDSSENTSSFKIRIQEWGQGQHIIGEKVAYLAIRKGTHLLLGDNGPLRLVAGSQQINHIDSWQKIETSGFTNQPVVFTSIVTAETSNPVTTRVQNVLPEGFETLLQTNALNQKHNQAEIVHFLAIEDGTFHAGDSTFMISSIGNISGTNQNLWLGSQSPELFIADMQTSNDNTTASLRYQLNPDDSIDLHVENADGSITHSSETSGFIAIDQAHQEYNIAVIVDEEPQGVIQKLADNSSDEAKIRAGLSFFRYHKDENIYEGEWAHGGTLNLAIPKNPFVKHTNDTGGFRYINTPVTAPAEDLVDAIEHYPLVWGTTPLAENLFSLGQYFAQEQSPYYIDKPAIANDIIYEAIDSWDPYAYEQGDGSYNIVRCAKSYVIILTDGHPSKDDYIPPMFLDSFGNTQPIIDSDGDNNIGDGSDAADESNIYQDNLDDIAYFLRWDDSSGQKENRDLRFDADLDGDQYITTYSVTFGSNTPPQILQDAAANGGGQSYSASSGDELANVLTKAVSDILARTSAGTAVSVLSERAASGALISQALFFPEKQFADNSSLHNVQWLSNLSGYWHYRSDSVSSIRENTTDTIHLDPITNDTYFALDIIDDMAIEFVLSNDGTLVIERYNPISTMGNDYGDKDPNSAPGNTPGPYDVLTAVDQVQRIFDTGEILSLETIEPDLSDILGGGRLIFGVDRNGTQTEFLQSNRADFAEMFKLGTESTPSCLGDPLAPETVDNLISYIRGASDNFTVNGAATQCRSRRFRGDSSLTATSDEIWKLGDIINSTPRIVDYPDYSVLYTGANDGMLHAFKIGKLRKDMVQANQAIALCNNNDDGFGCLNDEIGEELWSFIPQNVMPYLQFLADPDYEHIYTVDQSPYVITTADKKILIGGMRFGGAVGCTDGTGWCGDTTGTIGNDNDSNPYQAIPPEATIIEMQDPNGQFITVPAGGTNIYSPALPGNLGLSSYFAIDITDANDPKFLWEFTDPKLGYSYSGPAYIKRGSKHYVLFLSGPLNSNGRATDGQELSVFILQLKDDFSFDQLHTITATDNPNFQHLNKAFGGRLFTNGVDYNGDDNTDAVFFGVNWITSGDWKGNVFLVAPDDGDPSQWDIQQVLNQAIAPITAAIGYGYCNKKNYIYFGTGRWFYRDDMAGGQNDTNSLLGVQIDNCLQDYIDGVNNPNCSFNNSHSTQSGSDVCGDRLSGALTWNYNELDTADGIYNRERTITDPTIIDDFVIFTTMKPYANSCYFGGVTRLYGFNCETGHDMWHDCTSTPVSPPAASALLQPSGGNIINIELTEENFIDGDDDPDTLKVRTDTHEGTPPEDATETNKDSGYKGELLLWIER; this is encoded by the coding sequence ATGATCACTATTATCTCTACCCTGACAATCACCAAAAAACTGCATAAATTCGTCCTGCTAACCCTGCTTCTCCCTGTCAATGTTTACGCTGCCCAATGCAGTGATTACTTCGCAATTCCTCCTTTTCTTATCTCTTCAGTCAAGCCCAATGTCGTATTCATGTTGGATAGTTCTGGCAGCATGAAAGAACCCCAATATCCTGGTGGCTATAGCAAAGACTGCACAGGCAATTGCATTGGCGACGACTTTGACCCTGCTAAAGAATACTTCGGCCTTTTCAGAAATGACCAAACTTACAGCTACGATTCAACAATACCCGTAGACACGACTGAACTTACCGGGGCTACAGCCAACTACGATGTCATTGTCGATACCTCGAGCACAGGTGCCTTTTATCAAGAAAACTGCGCCATCACACAGGGTGTTGAATGCTGGTCCGGCAACTTCCTAAACTGGTTGACCACAAGAAAAATTGACGTCGCACGTAAAGTCCTGACTGGTGGCAAAGTTGAAAACAGGGCAGGTTTTGATTATATGGGAACCATTCCCTCCTCGTTCGACAGTACCACCTTCAAAATCGTCGGACACAATGAACCGTCCGACCATAGTATTTTCAAATATTCAGCCAGCTCTGAGAATTACTCCCCTTACCCGAACTCCACCATTTTTCAAACCATGAGTCCGGCACATGCCGGTGAGCTGAAAGCAAGCTACGACCCCTATGCCAAACTCGTTGCTGGCAGCAGGCTGATCCTCAACTCCGCCGGGGAGGTAATCGGTGAATATGGGCTCATCGAGGATCTCCATGACGTGCCTGTCACCGTCAATTTCCAGACCAATTACCCAAGCCCGCCAGTCATTATAGCCAAAACCCCAAGCGACAACGGCAGCGATCCATCAATCGTGCAAGTTATCCTTAACAATCCCGCCCAGCCTGATTCCAGCGAGAACACCTCATCCTTTAAGATACGTATCCAGGAATGGGGGCAAGGGCAACATATCATCGGGGAGAAAGTAGCCTACCTTGCAATACGTAAGGGAACACATCTTCTGTTAGGAGACAATGGCCCCCTCCGACTCGTAGCCGGTTCTCAACAGATCAACCACATTGACAGCTGGCAGAAGATCGAGACAAGCGGCTTCACCAACCAACCTGTTGTGTTCACCTCCATAGTCACGGCAGAAACAAGCAATCCTGTTACCACACGGGTACAGAACGTTTTGCCCGAAGGATTCGAAACGCTCCTTCAAACCAATGCACTCAACCAGAAGCACAACCAGGCTGAGATTGTTCATTTTCTTGCTATTGAGGATGGCACCTTCCACGCAGGTGATTCCACATTCATGATCAGCTCTATTGGCAATATAAGTGGAACAAATCAAAATCTCTGGCTCGGCAGCCAGAGCCCGGAGCTGTTTATCGCGGATATGCAGACGTCCAACGACAACACCACCGCAAGCCTGCGCTATCAGCTAAATCCTGACGATTCAATCGATCTACACGTCGAGAATGCAGACGGCTCAATCACTCATAGTTCTGAAACTTCAGGATTTATCGCAATCGATCAAGCACATCAGGAGTATAATATTGCAGTCATCGTTGACGAAGAGCCTCAGGGGGTAATCCAGAAACTCGCCGACAACAGTAGTGATGAAGCTAAAATCAGGGCAGGATTGAGCTTCTTTCGCTACCACAAAGACGAAAACATTTATGAAGGGGAATGGGCACACGGCGGCACACTGAATCTGGCAATCCCTAAAAATCCTTTTGTTAAACACACCAATGACACGGGCGGTTTCAGATACATCAACACCCCTGTAACTGCACCGGCTGAGGATCTTGTCGATGCCATCGAGCATTATCCGCTGGTATGGGGCACAACTCCTCTTGCAGAAAACCTCTTTTCCTTGGGGCAGTACTTTGCGCAAGAGCAGAGTCCCTACTACATTGATAAACCCGCCATTGCCAATGACATCATCTACGAGGCAATTGATAGTTGGGACCCATACGCCTATGAACAGGGTGACGGTAGCTACAATATAGTCCGATGCGCAAAATCCTACGTAATAATACTCACCGACGGCCATCCCTCAAAAGATGACTATATCCCACCAATGTTCCTAGACTCTTTCGGCAATACTCAGCCCATAATAGACAGCGACGGGGACAATAACATTGGAGACGGCAGCGATGCAGCTGATGAATCCAACATTTACCAGGATAACCTTGACGATATCGCCTATTTTCTGCGCTGGGACGATTCCTCAGGCCAGAAGGAAAACCGCGACCTACGGTTTGATGCCGACCTTGATGGAGATCAGTATATCACCACGTATTCTGTAACTTTCGGCAGCAACACGCCTCCCCAGATTCTGCAGGACGCTGCCGCTAACGGCGGCGGCCAGTCATACTCCGCAAGTAGCGGCGATGAGCTCGCCAATGTTCTGACCAAAGCCGTCAGCGATATCCTGGCACGCACTTCAGCCGGTACCGCAGTCTCGGTGCTGAGCGAGCGTGCCGCATCCGGGGCTTTGATATCACAGGCGCTATTCTTTCCGGAAAAACAGTTTGCAGACAACTCCAGTCTGCACAATGTCCAATGGCTCAGTAATCTTAGCGGCTACTGGCATTACCGTTCTGATAGTGTTTCCAGCATACGTGAAAATACAACTGATACTATTCATCTCGACCCCATAACCAATGACACGTATTTCGCGCTGGATATCATCGATGACATGGCAATCGAGTTCGTTCTTTCTAATGACGGAACACTTGTAATAGAGCGTTACAACCCAATTTCCACCATGGGCAACGACTATGGAGACAAAGACCCGAACTCAGCTCCCGGCAACACCCCGGGTCCATACGATGTGCTTACTGCGGTAGATCAGGTTCAACGCATTTTCGACACCGGTGAAATCCTCAGCCTTGAAACCATCGAACCTGACTTGAGCGATATTCTGGGTGGAGGACGACTGATATTCGGTGTTGACCGAAATGGTACACAGACCGAATTTCTTCAGAGCAACAGAGCTGACTTTGCGGAAATGTTCAAACTCGGTACTGAAAGCACCCCGTCATGCCTTGGCGATCCGTTAGCACCTGAGACAGTTGACAACCTTATATCATACATACGAGGTGCCAGTGACAATTTCACCGTAAATGGTGCTGCCACGCAATGCCGTTCCAGACGTTTTCGAGGTGACTCATCACTTACGGCAACCAGTGACGAAATATGGAAGCTCGGGGACATCATTAATTCCACTCCGAGAATCGTCGATTACCCGGATTACTCGGTGCTCTACACAGGTGCCAATGATGGCATGCTCCATGCCTTTAAAATTGGAAAACTGCGTAAAGATATGGTCCAGGCTAATCAGGCCATTGCCCTCTGTAATAACAACGATGATGGCTTCGGATGTCTGAATGACGAAATTGGTGAAGAATTATGGAGCTTCATTCCCCAGAATGTCATGCCCTATCTTCAGTTTCTTGCAGATCCTGATTACGAACATATTTATACCGTTGATCAATCTCCATATGTGATCACCACTGCCGATAAGAAAATACTCATCGGCGGGATGCGATTCGGCGGTGCTGTCGGCTGCACTGATGGCACAGGCTGGTGCGGAGACACCACCGGTACCATAGGTAACGACAACGATAGTAATCCGTATCAGGCTATTCCGCCCGAAGCTACCATAATTGAAATGCAGGATCCTAATGGTCAGTTCATCACAGTTCCAGCTGGCGGGACAAATATCTATTCTCCTGCTTTACCTGGCAATCTTGGCCTTTCTTCATATTTCGCCATCGATATCACGGATGCCAATGATCCGAAGTTCCTCTGGGAGTTCACAGACCCGAAACTTGGATACAGCTACTCAGGCCCAGCGTATATAAAAAGAGGTTCCAAACACTACGTACTTTTTCTCTCCGGTCCCCTCAATTCCAATGGCCGCGCCACTGACGGTCAGGAACTTTCTGTTTTTATTCTTCAATTAAAAGATGACTTCAGCTTTGATCAACTCCATACCATAACCGCTACGGATAACCCAAACTTTCAACACCTGAACAAAGCTTTCGGCGGACGCCTGTTCACTAACGGAGTGGATTATAACGGTGACGACAATACCGACGCGGTCTTTTTCGGTGTAAACTGGATCACGTCCGGAGATTGGAAAGGAAACGTCTTCCTGGTCGCACCTGATGATGGCGACCCCTCCCAGTGGGATATCCAGCAGGTACTCAACCAGGCAATCGCCCCCATTACCGCCGCCATCGGCTACGGCTACTGTAACAAGAAAAACTATATATACTTCGGAACCGGCCGCTGGTTCTACAGGGACGACATGGCTGGTGGTCAAAACGATACCAACAGCCTTCTGGGTGTACAGATCGACAACTGCCTGCAGGATTATATAGACGGTGTCAATAATCCCAACTGCTCATTCAACAATTCACATAGCACCCAAAGCGGCTCAGATGTCTGCGGTGATAGACTCTCCGGTGCGCTGACCTGGAATTACAATGAACTTGATACTGCAGATGGCATCTACAACAGGGAGCGTACCATTACCGACCCTACTATTATTGATGATTTCGTCATATTCACCACAATGAAACCCTACGCCAACTCCTGCTATTTCGGCGGTGTCACACGCCTTTATGGCTTCAACTGTGAAACGGGGCACGACATGTGGCACGATTGCACCTCCACACCAGTGAGCCCGCCAGCTGCATCAGCCCTGCTGCAGCCAAGTGGCGGCAACATTATAAATATTGAACTCACTGAAGAAAATTTCATCGATGGTGACGATGACCCGGATACCCTCAAGGTTAGAACAGACACCCACGAAGGAACACCTCCGGAAGATGCTACCGAAACAAACAAGGATTCCGGGTATAAAGGAGAACTATTGCTATGGATAGAACGTTAA
- a CDS encoding prepilin-type N-terminal cleavage/methylation domain-containing protein: protein MDRTLKKKVAIRGNKGFTLIELLTVIAMIGIIAAIAIHKFNRISEAASISEDMHKISVYFKEKRLKAFTEKTELQISINSAGDELKSELIDSAGNVTALDGKLFLGNPIRPANEVYKINTRGLVYDAENIYLATSTTITLETCLAINDTRIVIGKAGKDGGGNDICNPL from the coding sequence ATGGATAGAACGTTAAAAAAAAAGGTAGCGATACGTGGCAATAAGGGTTTCACCCTGATCGAATTACTGACCGTCATTGCTATGATCGGCATAATTGCCGCCATCGCCATACACAAGTTCAACCGTATATCCGAAGCCGCCTCAATCTCTGAGGATATGCATAAAATCTCAGTCTATTTCAAGGAAAAACGGTTAAAAGCTTTTACCGAAAAGACTGAACTACAGATCAGTATCAACAGCGCCGGTGATGAACTGAAATCAGAGCTCATTGACTCAGCCGGAAATGTCACAGCCCTGGATGGAAAACTATTCCTCGGCAACCCGATCCGACCAGCCAACGAAGTGTACAAAATAAATACCAGAGGGCTGGTTTACGATGCCGAAAATATTTATCTCGCCACCAGCACCACAATCACTCTTGAAACATGTCTGGCCATAAACGATACCCGCATAGTTATCGGCAAGGCCGGAAAAGATGGAGGTGGAAATGATATCTGCAACCCGCTCTGA
- a CDS encoding type IV pilus modification PilV family protein, which yields MISATRSENGFTLLESVIALFLLTIMMLWTMQCMITAYSVSSRNQLRDEAVRIVNERLADARNIPFSNTALQETEVTVNRQIRNYSHAYAVKEVYQTIVNGTASSLTVKATWTHKGTQYSHSATTIIGDI from the coding sequence ATGATATCTGCAACCCGCTCTGAAAACGGCTTCACCTTACTTGAATCCGTAATAGCCTTATTTTTACTTACCATAATGATGCTCTGGACCATGCAATGCATGATCACCGCATATTCCGTTTCGAGCAGAAACCAACTGCGGGACGAAGCGGTTCGGATCGTCAACGAGCGATTGGCCGATGCCCGTAACATCCCATTCAGCAATACTGCGCTGCAGGAAACAGAAGTAACCGTCAACAGGCAAATACGTAACTACAGCCACGCCTACGCTGTGAAGGAAGTATACCAGACCATTGTCAATGGTACCGCAAGCTCCTTGACAGTAAAAGCCACCTGGACCCATAAAGGCACACAGTACAGTCATAGCGCAACTACCATTATAGGCGATATATGA
- a CDS encoding prepilin-type N-terminal cleavage/methylation domain-containing protein: MKINHRAFTIVELLISMLVMSLVMAITYPPFIKLLTSTKVEASTAESHMDKITSLELMRLDLEHAFFGIGTNETNTPLIWDNTNKVLTIHSTLNNSNSETLGWLIFDCDANTTQLSSVVVEDQRSSSNTCMMILDDERKYEKLTRLSASCSGAGDPGCCPGKGIYMGMQVKNSTDLTCSSLRSTAISYKMSTSSTPDYCANHTSSMLRAVNSGSGDPLLNCVADFTVRFDLDTNGNGQIDQAFTDTAPTSTSDILDRVKNIHVYMLAQIGKKDKNLHSQNDYSDGLVTLSAGSITDYEQYRWKLIRISGKPMNW, from the coding sequence ATGAAAATCAACCACAGGGCTTTCACCATTGTCGAGCTGCTCATTTCCATGCTGGTTATGAGCTTAGTGATGGCAATCACCTATCCACCCTTTATCAAACTGCTTACGTCAACGAAAGTCGAAGCTTCCACGGCCGAAAGCCATATGGACAAAATTACCTCGCTGGAGTTGATGCGACTCGACCTTGAACACGCCTTTTTCGGGATAGGCACAAATGAAACCAATACTCCCCTTATCTGGGACAATACCAATAAAGTACTCACCATTCATTCAACCCTGAACAATTCAAACTCCGAGACTCTAGGCTGGCTTATTTTCGATTGCGATGCAAACACGACTCAACTGAGCAGTGTGGTTGTCGAAGATCAGCGCTCAAGTTCCAACACCTGCATGATGATTCTTGACGATGAGAGAAAATATGAAAAACTGACCCGGCTGTCAGCATCCTGTTCCGGAGCAGGTGATCCCGGATGTTGCCCGGGGAAGGGGATATACATGGGAATGCAGGTCAAAAACAGTACCGATTTAACATGCAGTTCTCTCAGGTCTACTGCTATCAGTTATAAAATGAGTACTTCTTCAACACCAGACTATTGCGCAAATCACACCAGCAGCATGCTTCGTGCAGTCAACAGCGGCAGCGGCGACCCGCTCTTAAACTGTGTGGCCGATTTCACTGTACGATTCGATCTGGATACTAACGGTAATGGCCAGATTGATCAGGCTTTCACGGATACTGCTCCGACCAGCACATCGGATATTCTCGATCGTGTGAAAAATATCCATGTATACATGCTGGCCCAGATCGGTAAAAAAGATAAAAACCTCCATTCCCAAAATGATTATTCCGACGGGCTGGTAACCCTTTCGGCCGGAAGCATTACAGATTACGAGCAGTATAGATGGAAGCTTATCCGTATCAGCGGCAAACCAATGAACTGGTAG
- the tnpC gene encoding IS66 family transposase: MNFDTANLPDDPAELKRLLVETQRRYERETELLREQVRLLYAKLFGKKSEKGGAEAGVMQLPLFDMPEPEVEPVAEVVEVPEHTRAKRGRKPLPANLPRVEIVHDIPEDDKVCNCGAELDRIGEDISEKLDIVPAIIRVVRHIRPKYACKACEGLESEGPVVKIAPPPKQIISKGIATAGLLAHILTAKFCDALPFYRQERQFSRLGAEIPRATMANWAMKAAGACTPLLELLWREIHSGPLINIDETSVQVLAEPGRSPTTKSYMWICRGGDPHHPGLIYHYAPSRSAKIARELLAGYRGAVQSDGYAGYDFLDTQPNIAHAGCWAHVRRKFVDAQKGRGKTKKAGSTDVALNYIRQIYAIEKEAAKQGLADEDLLALRRKKARPILEDFFLWLSKKSSQVTPKSLLGSAVNYTLNQWKRLLVYLDIPEMTPDNNAAENAIRPFVVGRKNWLFAGTQEGAKASAVIYSLVETAKANNLEPYNYLRYLFEKLPFAESRSELLKLLPMNLKADDL; encoded by the coding sequence ATGAATTTCGATACAGCAAACCTTCCTGATGACCCGGCAGAACTCAAACGACTTCTCGTTGAAACCCAACGTCGTTACGAGCGGGAAACCGAGCTTTTACGAGAGCAGGTTCGTCTACTCTATGCCAAACTGTTTGGCAAAAAAAGTGAAAAAGGAGGAGCCGAAGCAGGCGTGATGCAACTGCCTCTCTTTGACATGCCTGAACCTGAGGTTGAGCCAGTTGCCGAGGTTGTTGAAGTCCCTGAACATACTCGAGCGAAACGAGGCCGCAAGCCGTTACCGGCTAACCTGCCCAGGGTCGAAATCGTACATGACATTCCCGAAGATGATAAAGTCTGCAATTGTGGGGCGGAGCTGGATCGTATAGGTGAGGATATTTCCGAAAAGTTGGATATCGTCCCAGCTATTATACGGGTTGTGCGTCATATTCGCCCTAAATATGCTTGTAAAGCCTGTGAAGGATTGGAGTCTGAAGGGCCAGTGGTGAAAATTGCACCACCGCCAAAGCAGATTATCAGCAAGGGAATTGCTACCGCGGGCTTACTCGCCCATATACTTACTGCAAAATTCTGTGATGCACTGCCATTTTACCGGCAGGAAAGACAATTTTCCCGGCTGGGAGCTGAAATACCCAGGGCAACCATGGCTAATTGGGCAATGAAAGCTGCCGGTGCCTGCACACCACTTCTTGAACTGCTGTGGCGAGAGATTCATTCCGGTCCGTTAATCAATATCGATGAAACCTCGGTTCAGGTTCTGGCTGAACCGGGGCGGTCACCAACAACTAAATCGTATATGTGGATATGTCGCGGTGGTGATCCACATCATCCCGGCCTGATCTATCATTATGCTCCAAGTCGTTCAGCCAAAATTGCAAGGGAGCTGCTTGCGGGATATCGTGGAGCCGTGCAATCAGATGGTTACGCTGGGTACGACTTTCTTGATACGCAACCGAATATTGCCCACGCTGGCTGTTGGGCTCATGTTCGCCGTAAATTTGTTGATGCACAAAAAGGTCGTGGCAAAACCAAAAAGGCGGGCAGCACCGATGTAGCGCTGAACTATATTCGACAAATTTATGCAATTGAAAAAGAGGCAGCTAAACAAGGTCTTGCAGATGAAGACCTGCTTGCCTTGCGTCGAAAAAAGGCTCGGCCGATTCTGGAAGATTTCTTCCTTTGGCTGAGCAAAAAGTCTAGCCAAGTGACACCGAAGAGTTTGCTTGGATCTGCGGTGAATTATACCCTCAACCAGTGGAAACGCTTATTGGTCTACCTCGATATTCCTGAAATGACGCCGGACAATAATGCCGCTGAGAACGCAATACGCCCATTTGTCGTTGGCAGAAAAAACTGGCTGTTTGCAGGAACACAGGAAGGTGCTAAGGCGAGCGCCGTGATCTATAGCCTGGTTGAAACAGCCAAGGCCAATAATTTGGAACCGTATAACTACCTTCGATATCTATTTGAAAAATTACCGTTTGCAGAATCTCGTTCAGAGCTGTTGAAACTTTTGCCGATGAATTTAAAAGCTGACGATCTATGA
- the tnpB gene encoding IS66 family insertion sequence element accessory protein TnpB (TnpB, as the term is used for proteins encoded by IS66 family insertion elements, is considered an accessory protein, since TnpC, encoded by a neighboring gene, is a DDE family transposase.), with amino-acid sequence MIPTPANVRVYIALGVTDMRKSINGLSLLVEDQFDLDLFSGSLFAFCNRKRDMVKILYWYQNGFCIWQKRLEADVFRWPESEEEVIEVHETALQWLLHGLDVQQAHMQLSYNSVS; translated from the coding sequence ATGATTCCCACTCCAGCAAATGTCCGAGTCTACATTGCTCTCGGGGTTACCGATATGCGCAAGTCAATAAACGGTTTGTCTCTTCTTGTTGAAGATCAGTTTGACCTCGATCTTTTCTCGGGCAGTCTGTTCGCTTTCTGTAATAGGAAAAGGGATATGGTCAAGATCCTTTACTGGTATCAAAATGGTTTTTGCATCTGGCAAAAACGACTTGAGGCAGATGTCTTTCGTTGGCCGGAATCAGAAGAAGAGGTAATTGAAGTCCATGAAACTGCTTTGCAGTGGCTTTTACATGGGCTTGATGTGCAACAGGCTCACATGCAACTTAGCTACAATTCAGTATCATAA
- the tnpA gene encoding IS66 family insertion sequence element accessory protein TnpA produces the protein MNGTISKLQQKQEYWQKHITAWQSSNLSQKTYCQSHGIALATFGYWKRKLKNLNDRQVAFYPLTVPATLPDNPVTASPASIAVHVNRFKLEIQSDFCAEQLKKAVKTLEQLT, from the coding sequence GTGAACGGCACAATCTCGAAACTACAGCAGAAGCAGGAATACTGGCAAAAACATATCACTGCTTGGCAATCAAGTAATCTGAGTCAGAAAACCTATTGTCAATCGCACGGCATTGCTCTGGCGACATTTGGCTACTGGAAGCGCAAACTAAAAAACCTGAATGATAGGCAGGTTGCGTTTTACCCACTTACTGTACCAGCAACACTTCCAGATAATCCTGTTACGGCTTCTCCTGCTAGCATCGCAGTACATGTCAATCGATTTAAGCTCGAAATTCAGAGTGACTTCTGCGCCGAACAATTGAAAAAAGCTGTGAAGACCCTGGAGCAGCTAACATGA
- a CDS encoding IS3 family transposase: MVSLASKRNVSDYLQETHRISERRACRVLGLNRSSKRFTPNKNRERDLRAEIHKLSTKYPRFGYRKIYDILKDNGWQVGREKVRLIRKQEGLQVIIKKKKKRLLGKSTTQLSKAEYPNHVWSYDLVSDQTACGRHFKCLTVIDEYTRYGLAFHVGRSITSRQVKRVLQALFAQWGIPTCVKSDNGPEFIAKEIQQWLKETGVRTKYIDPGCPWQNRHNESFNGVFRDGCLDRWYFYSVQEATRVIKAWFNEYNTERPHGALAGVPPARYIEVSDQ, encoded by the coding sequence GTGGTAAGCCTTGCCAGTAAACGGAATGTATCAGATTACCTTCAAGAAACACATAGAATCAGCGAAAGAAGGGCATGCCGAGTTCTTGGCTTGAATAGAAGCAGCAAAAGATTTACGCCAAATAAGAATCGTGAGCGGGACCTGAGAGCAGAGATCCACAAGCTCTCCACTAAATACCCTCGTTTCGGTTATCGCAAAATATACGACATTCTCAAGGACAACGGCTGGCAGGTGGGCCGAGAGAAAGTTCGTTTGATTCGCAAACAGGAAGGCCTACAGGTAATCATAAAGAAGAAGAAAAAGCGTTTACTTGGTAAAAGCACGACTCAGCTGAGCAAGGCAGAATATCCAAATCATGTTTGGAGTTATGACCTGGTGTCTGATCAGACGGCCTGTGGAAGGCATTTCAAATGCCTCACTGTAATAGATGAATACACAAGGTATGGCCTGGCATTTCATGTAGGCCGATCAATCACATCCAGGCAAGTGAAAAGGGTGTTGCAAGCGCTCTTTGCGCAGTGGGGTATCCCGACCTGTGTGAAAAGCGACAATGGTCCAGAATTCATCGCTAAAGAAATCCAGCAATGGCTGAAAGAGACAGGAGTCAGGACTAAGTACATCGACCCAGGATGTCCTTGGCAAAATAGACACAATGAAAGCTTTAATGGTGTCTTTCGAGATGGTTGTCTGGACAGATGGTATTTTTATTCAGTGCAGGAGGCTACACGCGTTATTAAAGCCTGGTTTAACGAGTACAATACAGAACGGCCCCATGGGGCCCTCGCTGGTGTGCCACCAGCGAGATATATAGAGGTAAGCGACCAATAA
- a CDS encoding transposase produces the protein MKRKRFSEEQIIRILKEGDAVGNIREVCRLHNITEQTYYRSRKKFGGMEVSDAKRLKGLEKENSELKSWWLN, from the coding sequence ATGAAGAGAAAAAGATTTTCCGAAGAACAGATTATTCGGATACTCAAAGAGGGAGACGCAGTTGGAAATATTCGGGAGGTATGCAGACTGCACAATATCACCGAGCAGACATATTACCGCTCGCGCAAGAAATTTGGCGGAATGGAGGTGTCCGATGCCAAAAGACTCAAAGGCCTTGAAAAAGAGAACTCAGAGCTAAAAAGCTGGTGGCTGAACTAA
- a CDS encoding type IV pilin protein: MMRLIGKQLKRAKGEKGFTLIELMIVVAIIGILAAIAIPQFTKYRVRAMNKAALADTRNLATELHAYAADTQQFPN; encoded by the coding sequence ATGATGAGACTTATCGGAAAACAGCTCAAGAGAGCAAAAGGCGAGAAAGGTTTTACCCTTATCGAGCTCATGATCGTTGTTGCTATTATTGGTATCCTTGCAGCAATTGCTATTCCTCAGTTCACCAAATATCGCGTTAGAGCAATGAATAAAGCCGCACTCGCTGATACTCGTAACCTCGCTACCGAGTTACATGCTTATGCAGCCGATACTCAGCAATTTCCAAACTAA